Proteins encoded in a region of the Phlebotomus papatasi isolate M1 unplaced genomic scaffold, Ppap_2.1 HiC_scaffold_80, whole genome shotgun sequence genome:
- the LOC129809385 gene encoding mediator of DNA damage checkpoint protein 1-like — MRTIWHFNPARSPHHGGLYEAAVKSLKHHLLREIGQTILTYEELSTVTSQIEAILNSRPISPLSEDPNELTALTPGHFLVGRPLNSIPDYDLTALSPHTLTRWQLCQKVLQHFSDRWSREYLHTLQTRSKWSAAHDNLQIGDIVMIYERTPSHSSPLGIIEKLHPGKDGKCRVVTVRTARGTFTRAIQNISKFPIEGLPPSAPPGEHVTEPPQPIQRDAINQRPSTQVTEPPQPIQRDEINQGPSTQVTEPPQPIQRDEINQGPSTQVTELPQPIQRDEINQGPSTQMTEPPQPIQRDEINQGPSTQVTEPPQPIQRDEINQRPSTQVTEPPQPIQRDEINQRPSTQVTEPPQPIQRDAINQRPSTQVTEPPQPIQRDEINQGPSTQVTEPPQPIQRDEINQRPSTQVTEPPQPIQRDEINQRPSTQVTEPPQPIQRDEINQRPSTQVTEPPKPIQRDEINQGPSTQMTEPPQPIQRDEINQGPSTQVTEPSQPIQRDEINQRPSTQVTEPPQPIQRDEINQRPSTQVTEPAQPIQRDEINQGPSTQVTEPPQPIQRDEINQGPSTQVTEPPQPIQRDEINQGPSTQVTEPPQPIQRDETNQRPSTQVTEPPQPIQRDEINQRPSTQVTEPPQPIQRDEINQRPSTQVTEPPQPIQRDETNQRPSIQVTEPPQPIQRDEINQRPSTQVTEPPQPIQRDEINQRPSTQVTEPPQPIQRDEINQGPSTQMTEPPKPIQMDEINQRPSTQLMRMKTLYRMYELIIPGQSLSL, encoded by the exons atgaGGACAATCTGGCACTTCAATCCCGCAAGATCCCCCCATCATGGAGGCCTCTATGAAGCAGCTGTGAAATCGTTGAAGCATCATCTTTTAAGAGAGATTGGGCAAACTATCCTTACATACGAAGAATTGTCAACTGTCACCTCACAGATAGAAGCCATATTGAACAGCCGACCAATTTCACCACTTTCCGAAGATCCCAATGAACTGACGGCCCTTACCCCTGGTCATTTCTTGGTCGGTCGACCACTCAATTCTATTCCTGACTATGACCTAACGGCCCTGTCTCCTCACACACTAACCAGGTGGCAACTATGCCAAAAGGTGCTACAACACTTCTCCGACCGTTGGAGCCGAGAATACTTACACACCCTTCAGACACGATCAAAGTGGTCCGCAGCTCATGACAATCTCCAAATTGGAGACATCGTGATGATTTATGAAAGGACTCCATCGCATTCATCACCTTTGGGGATAATAGAAAAGTTGCACCCCGGTAAAGACGGGAAATGCAGGGTGGTTACCGTTCGCACCGCAAGGGGAACTTTCACCCGTGCCATCCAAAACATTTCAAAGTTTCCCATTGAGGGATTACCACCCTCAGCACCGCCGGGGGAGCAT GTGACAGAACCCCCTCAGCCTATCCAGAGGGACGCGATTAACCAGAGACCATCCACACAGGTGACAGAACCCCCTCAGCCTATCCAGAGGGACGAGATTAACCAGGGACCATCCACACAGGTGACAGAACCCCCTCAGCCTATCCAGAGGGACGAGATTAACCAGGGACCATCCACACAGGTGACAGAACTCCCTCAGCCTATCCAGAGGGACGAGATTAACCAGGGACCATCCACACAGATGACAGAACCCCCTCAGCCTATCCAGAGGGACGAGATTAACCAGGGACCATCCACACAGGTGACAGAACCCCCTCAGCCTATCCAGAGGGACGAGATTAACCAGAGACCATCCACACAGGTGACAGAACCCCCTCAGCCTATTCAGAGGGACGAGATTAACCAGAGACCATCCACACAGGTGACAGAACCCCCTCAGCCTATCCAGAGGGACGCGATTAACCAGAGACCATCCACACAGGTGACAGAACCCCCTCAGCCTATCCAGAGGGACGAGATTAACCAGGGACCATCCACACAGGTGACAGAACCCCCTCAGCCTATCCAGAGGGACGAGATTAACCAGAGACCATCCACACAGGTGACAGAACCCCCTCAGCCTATCCAGAGGGACGAGATTAACCAGAGACCATCCACACAGGTGACAGAACCCCCTCAGCCTATCCAGAGGGACGAGATTAACCAGAGACCATCCACACAGGTGACAGAACCCCCTAAGCCTATCCAGAGGGACGAGATTAACCAGGGACCATCCACACAGATGACAGAACCCCCTCAGCCTATCCAGAGGGACGAGATTAACCAGGGACCATCCACACAG GTGACAGAACCCTCTCAGCCTATTCAGAGGGACGAGATTAACCAGAGACCATCCACACAGGTGACAGAACCCCCTCAGCCTATCCAGAGGGACGAGATTAACCAGAGACCATCCACACAGGTGACAGAACCCGCTCAGCCTATCCAGAGGGACGAGATTAACCAGGGACCATCCACACAGGTGACAGAACCCCCTCAGCCTATCCAGAGGGACGAGATTAACCAGGGACCATCCACACAGGTGACAGAACCCCCTCAGCCTATCCAGAGGGACGAGATTAACCAGGGACCATCCACACAGGTGACAGAACCCCCTCAGCCTATCCAGAGAGACGAGACTAACCAGAGACCATCCACACAGGTGACAGAACCCCCTCAGCCTATCCAGAGGGACGAGATTAACCAGAGACCATCCACACAGGTGACAGAACCCCCTCAGCCTATCCAGAGGGACGAGATTAACCAGAGACCATCCACACAGGTGACAGAACCCCCTCAGCCTATCCAGAGGGACGAGACTAACCAGAGACCATCCATACAGGTGACAGAACCCCCTCAGCCTATCCAGAGGGACGAGATTAACCAGAGACCATCCACACAGGTGACAGAACCCCCTCAGCCTATCCAGAGGGACGAGATTAACCAGAGACCATCCACACAGGTGACAGAACCCCCTCAGCCTATCCAGAGGGACGAGATTAACCAGGGACCATCCACACAGATGACAGAACCCCCTAAGCCTATCCAGATGGACGAGATTAACCAGAGACCATCCACACAG TTGATGAGGATGAAGACATTGTACAGAATGTATGAATTAATTATTCCCGGACAGTCCCTGAGTCtctaa